In Phycisphaeraceae bacterium, a genomic segment contains:
- the pxpA gene encoding 5-oxoprolinase subunit PxpA yields the protein MHCARIIEPGMMTTVQDQGRIGCAALGVPPSGAADALSMRVANRLLGNTDAVAVLEFTLVGPTLAFTRDATICITGGACPAAMIHDGRKRRPLPPCIPTIVRAGEVIHIGSLATGARGYLAIDGGFAVPRVLDSRSTLISASIGGHLGRALCANDEVPIASRTFDLPNVPEPRHISRWLAGNLARRTLRVTPSLHTILFDPSALATFTSAAFVVSDRSNRVGVRLGGQALAVPPEAAELASEGTATGAIQIPGDSQPIILGVDRPTTGGYPMIACVIAADLHIVGTIRPREQIRFEMVTPEHARSLYREQEETLDTLLPRHRTSRSSHTIDINADIGEGVTPAECAIEAALIEIVTSVNIACGGHAGDENSMRHALTLAKARGCAIGAHPSYPDREHFGRRRVHTAPDALLSSLASQIAALSRLTEQIGVRLSHVKPHGSLYHDASNDQHIARAIFDAARSCDPHLRLVGMAGSKALDWWRAWGATVTAEAFVDRAYEPDGRLRARTLAGALITSPERAARQALAIATRSQVESTSGSMIAISAQALCIHADTPDAVEIAQLVRHTLTTAGIEVRALDHSVNDTPT from the coding sequence ATGCACTGTGCCAGGATCATCGAGCCAGGCATGATGACGACGGTGCAGGATCAAGGTCGCATCGGCTGTGCTGCGCTAGGCGTTCCTCCATCGGGCGCAGCCGACGCGCTGTCGATGCGTGTTGCCAACCGCTTACTTGGGAACACCGACGCCGTAGCCGTGCTCGAGTTCACGCTTGTCGGTCCAACACTGGCATTCACACGCGACGCCACGATCTGCATCACAGGGGGCGCATGTCCCGCTGCGATGATCCACGATGGGCGAAAAAGAAGACCTCTCCCCCCCTGCATACCGACGATCGTGCGGGCGGGCGAGGTCATACACATCGGCAGTCTTGCTACTGGAGCACGCGGCTACCTTGCAATTGATGGCGGTTTCGCTGTCCCAAGAGTCCTCGACAGCCGATCCACGCTCATCTCAGCCTCAATCGGCGGGCATCTCGGCCGAGCGCTGTGTGCAAATGATGAAGTGCCCATCGCGTCACGGACGTTTGATTTGCCAAATGTCCCAGAGCCACGCCACATTTCACGCTGGCTTGCAGGCAATCTCGCGCGTCGCACACTGCGAGTCACACCATCGTTGCACACAATTCTGTTCGATCCATCCGCCCTTGCAACGTTCACGAGTGCCGCGTTCGTTGTGTCCGATCGATCGAATCGCGTGGGTGTGCGACTGGGTGGGCAAGCGCTTGCCGTGCCGCCTGAAGCCGCTGAACTGGCGTCCGAAGGCACCGCCACTGGCGCGATTCAGATCCCGGGTGACAGCCAGCCGATCATCCTCGGCGTCGATCGCCCCACCACCGGCGGCTATCCGATGATCGCGTGCGTGATTGCCGCCGATCTGCACATCGTCGGCACGATCAGACCTCGCGAACAGATTCGATTCGAAATGGTGACTCCCGAACACGCGCGCAGCCTCTACCGCGAGCAGGAAGAAACGCTCGATACTTTACTCCCTCGTCATCGAACGTCGAGATCAAGCCACACCATCGACATCAACGCCGACATCGGCGAAGGAGTCACGCCTGCTGAATGTGCGATCGAAGCAGCATTGATCGAGATCGTCACTTCCGTCAACATCGCGTGTGGCGGACACGCGGGCGATGAGAACTCGATGCGTCACGCCCTCACGCTTGCCAAGGCAAGAGGCTGTGCAATAGGGGCGCATCCGTCCTACCCCGATCGCGAGCACTTTGGTCGGCGGCGAGTCCACACCGCGCCAGACGCCCTTCTCTCAAGTCTGGCCAGTCAAATTGCTGCCCTCAGTCGCCTCACCGAGCAGATTGGCGTGCGTCTGTCGCACGTCAAGCCACACGGCTCACTCTACCACGACGCATCGAACGACCAGCACATCGCACGCGCAATCTTTGACGCCGCCCGCTCGTGCGATCCTCACCTCAGACTCGTCGGAATGGCAGGGTCGAAGGCTCTCGACTGGTGGCGGGCGTGGGGCGCGACCGTGACGGCCGAGGCCTTCGTCGATCGCGCGTATGAGCCCGATGGCCGACTCCGCGCGCGCACCCTCGCAGGCGCCCTCATAACATCACCCGAGCGCGCAGCCCGACAAGCACTTGCGATCGCAACTCGCAGCCAGGTCGAAAGCACCTCTGGCTCAATGATCGCAATCAGCGCGCAGGCGCTGTGCATTCACGCCGACACTCCAGATGCTGTCGAAATCGCGCAACTCGTGCGTCACACACTGACCACCGCCGGGATTGAAGTCAGAGCGCTCGACCACAGCGTCAATGACACTCCGACGTGA
- the pxpB gene encoding 5-oxoprolinase subunit PxpB — protein MTPRVVWSSERSFHVVLAQDDGDDAGERITRAAEALRSAALEEVIDLTPASTTIAILLDPLARNPDEIAAQALEIVGKCGERTQVMQPKRIVTIPVCYDADLAPDLDAVAARAGLSIEATVSMHTSVLYTVRFLGFSPGFAYIAGLPKALHGPRLASPRPRVRAGSVGIAGTRTCIYPQSTPGGWRLIGATPVHIFDTNRTPVSLLQAGDQVRFLAIHRGEFESISRSSNSSARD, from the coding sequence ATGACCCCTCGCGTCGTCTGGTCGAGCGAAAGATCATTTCATGTCGTGCTGGCTCAAGATGATGGCGATGATGCTGGCGAGCGGATCACCCGAGCTGCCGAGGCGCTCCGATCCGCCGCCCTCGAAGAGGTCATCGATCTCACGCCTGCATCGACCACCATTGCGATACTGCTCGATCCTCTGGCACGCAATCCGGACGAAATAGCCGCGCAAGCGTTGGAAATCGTCGGAAAGTGTGGCGAGCGCACTCAAGTGATGCAACCGAAGCGCATCGTCACGATCCCAGTCTGCTACGACGCCGATCTTGCGCCTGATCTTGACGCAGTCGCCGCCAGAGCTGGGTTATCGATTGAAGCGACTGTATCAATGCACACGAGCGTTTTGTACACCGTGCGATTTCTCGGATTCTCACCCGGTTTTGCGTATATTGCAGGCTTGCCCAAGGCCCTGCACGGACCCAGGCTCGCGTCGCCCCGGCCCCGTGTGCGAGCTGGCAGCGTCGGTATTGCCGGCACACGCACCTGCATCTATCCGCAAAGCACGCCTGGTGGGTGGCGATTGATCGGCGCAACGCCGGTGCACATCTTCGATACCAATCGCACCCCTGTGTCATTGCTCCAAGCTGGAGATCAAGTGCGCTTCCTCGCCATCCATCGCGGCGAGTTTGAATCGATCTCACGTTCATCAAACTCTTCGGCGCGAGATTGA
- a CDS encoding tetratricopeptide repeat protein: protein MVSARLLTASTLALVLLAGCASNEGSRTSHTRSNGRATTPIATEAPSAAVTEGLVKAEAARHAGDLEKALAEFERVIETNPLVTVAYMGAGDIYRESGDFVSAEARYAQAARIEPRNFDAHYFHGLTLQLLNRVNESVRAYLRALAIRPNDFDANLNLAAAYLQLEEPVQALPYAQRSVALRPNAGPGRANLAAVYAALNRHEAAVIEYQQAAELMDLSPELLLNLADSLGFLERFGEMASTLDQLLRISPSPAAYERMGKAMFKLRRYDSSMDAFSRAIEMDPSYFPAYNGLGVCHLNRYLWSEQKDTFARDQAMASLQRSLQIQPSQPRIVELVRRYGR from the coding sequence ATGGTGTCCGCACGACTGTTGACCGCTTCGACTCTGGCCTTGGTGTTGCTGGCGGGATGCGCGAGTAACGAAGGCTCCCGAACTTCGCACACCCGTTCGAACGGACGGGCAACCACTCCCATTGCAACCGAAGCACCATCCGCTGCTGTGACTGAGGGTCTGGTCAAAGCAGAAGCAGCCCGACACGCGGGCGACCTCGAAAAGGCACTGGCTGAGTTCGAGCGTGTGATCGAAACCAACCCACTCGTCACGGTCGCCTATATGGGCGCGGGCGACATCTATCGCGAATCGGGCGACTTTGTCAGTGCTGAAGCGCGGTACGCCCAAGCTGCGCGAATCGAACCCCGAAATTTTGACGCCCATTACTTTCATGGCCTGACCCTGCAGCTGCTCAACCGCGTCAACGAATCGGTGCGCGCCTACCTGCGCGCGCTCGCGATCAGGCCCAACGACTTTGACGCGAACCTGAATCTCGCAGCCGCCTACTTGCAACTCGAAGAGCCCGTGCAGGCGCTGCCTTACGCGCAGCGCTCGGTCGCACTGCGTCCAAATGCAGGACCGGGGCGCGCGAATCTCGCAGCCGTTTATGCCGCACTCAACCGCCACGAGGCCGCTGTGATCGAGTATCAACAAGCAGCCGAACTGATGGACCTGAGTCCGGAACTGCTCCTGAATCTGGCCGACTCGCTTGGATTCCTCGAACGCTTCGGCGAAATGGCGTCCACACTCGACCAGTTGCTGCGCATCTCGCCATCGCCAGCTGCCTACGAGCGCATGGGCAAGGCCATGTTCAAACTTCGGCGCTATGACTCGTCGATGGACGCCTTCAGCCGCGCCATCGAAATGGATCCTTCCTACTTCCCAGCATACAACGGGCTGGGGGTGTGTCACCTGAACCGCTACCTCTGGAGCGAGCAAAAGGACACATTCGCCCGCGATCAGGCGATGGCGTCACTCCAGCGTTCGCTTCAGATCCAGCCCTCGCAGCCTCGCATCGTTGAGCTCGTCCGACGCTATGGCCGGTGA
- the queF gene encoding preQ(1) synthase: MPNAELLEAFESPTDAPFVIEHICTEFTSVCPKTGHPDFGDVTIRFEPRPRAKGGTCVELKSLKLYFHSFRNQGIFYEAVTNTIRDDLVALMNPVWLQVRTDWRGRGGIRSVIRADHGQVPTEYRGA; this comes from the coding sequence ATGCCCAATGCGGAACTTCTCGAAGCGTTCGAATCCCCCACTGACGCTCCATTTGTCATCGAACACATCTGCACCGAGTTCACGTCTGTCTGTCCGAAAACCGGGCACCCCGACTTCGGCGACGTGACGATTCGGTTTGAGCCTCGCCCGCGAGCCAAGGGCGGTACGTGTGTCGAACTCAAGAGCCTCAAACTCTACTTCCATAGTTTTCGCAATCAGGGCATCTTCTATGAGGCTGTCACAAACACCATTCGCGATGACCTCGTCGCACTGATGAACCCAGTCTGGCTTCAGGTGCGCACCGACTGGCGCGGGCGAGGCGGGATCCGCAGCGTCATTCGCGCCGACCACGGCCAGGTGCCCACCGAATATCGAGGCGCGTGA
- a CDS encoding agmatine deiminase family protein, which produces MLSCQRTRNGAGRRYLFTACLIAGLATPALSQTLQTREQPLDRYPEGVPIPRSLTPEEAEILKRDPLVAGNLRVAPPGLVRTPAEYDPCEAIMIAWEGTSTWLDILANMAREITTLGDARVIVWVDTASEQTTAATSIANAGANMAKVEFRVRTTDTIWIRDYGPRYIMMGTQPDGSGGVRAIVDHTYNRPRLNDNAIPAYWANLRNQPVFLLPLIHGGGNYHLESGNPEGVGHATNLIVNENPLLDASQIIDYWRDYLNLETTLYTPYPTAVDSTQHIDMWMILLDDNKVMISQWVNEPAASWAITSDNAAAAFAARGFTVYRVPAVRFGGTHYTFTNAVICNDLVLIPSYTNGTASPHNATALAVWQSAYPDKTIRQINSQAIVTSAGVLHCIIMHIPAAAGGTSPTAYITTLNDGTALDPGTQQEIRWLTDDDVGATTADLLLSTDGGQTFPTVIAANVSAPGGLYNWTVPDVATTQAVVRIVVRDADNNSGFDDTDMLFAINGSPPCAGDFNGDGEVDFFDVAAFLDAFSNELPEADLNGDGEHDFFDVSLFLAAFSEGCP; this is translated from the coding sequence ATGTTGAGTTGTCAACGCACGCGAAACGGTGCTGGTCGGCGGTATCTCTTCACAGCCTGCCTCATTGCAGGATTGGCGACCCCCGCGCTTTCTCAGACTCTTCAGACTCGCGAGCAGCCGCTCGACCGTTACCCCGAGGGCGTGCCCATCCCGCGTTCGCTCACCCCAGAAGAGGCTGAAATCCTCAAACGCGACCCTCTCGTGGCTGGGAACCTGCGCGTCGCACCTCCAGGTCTTGTGCGCACGCCGGCTGAGTATGACCCGTGCGAGGCAATCATGATCGCATGGGAAGGCACGTCCACATGGCTTGATATTCTGGCAAACATGGCGCGCGAAATCACGACGCTTGGTGATGCCCGCGTCATTGTGTGGGTCGACACCGCCAGCGAGCAGACAACCGCTGCAACCTCGATCGCGAATGCCGGCGCAAACATGGCCAAGGTCGAGTTTCGTGTGCGCACGACTGACACGATCTGGATTCGTGATTACGGCCCGCGCTACATCATGATGGGCACGCAGCCTGACGGTTCGGGAGGCGTACGCGCGATTGTCGATCACACCTACAACCGCCCCAGACTCAATGACAATGCCATCCCGGCGTACTGGGCAAACCTGCGTAACCAGCCTGTCTTTCTGTTGCCTCTGATTCATGGCGGAGGGAACTACCACCTCGAATCAGGGAATCCAGAAGGCGTGGGGCACGCAACGAATCTAATCGTCAACGAGAACCCATTGCTTGACGCATCGCAGATCATCGATTACTGGCGCGACTACCTCAATCTTGAAACAACTCTGTACACGCCATACCCCACTGCTGTGGATTCCACGCAGCACATTGACATGTGGATGATCCTGCTCGATGACAACAAGGTCATGATCTCGCAGTGGGTCAACGAGCCGGCCGCTTCATGGGCAATCACGAGCGACAACGCGGCTGCTGCTTTTGCTGCCCGCGGGTTCACCGTCTACCGCGTGCCTGCGGTGCGCTTCGGCGGCACGCACTACACATTCACCAATGCCGTGATCTGCAACGATCTCGTGCTCATTCCAAGTTACACCAACGGCACCGCATCCCCACACAACGCGACCGCTCTAGCGGTCTGGCAAAGCGCCTATCCCGACAAGACAATTCGGCAGATCAACTCCCAGGCGATCGTCACTTCGGCGGGTGTGCTGCACTGCATTATCATGCACATTCCAGCAGCCGCGGGCGGAACTTCGCCGACGGCTTACATCACGACCTTGAACGATGGCACTGCGCTCGACCCCGGCACCCAGCAGGAAATTCGTTGGCTCACCGATGACGATGTGGGCGCGACGACCGCCGATCTGCTGCTCTCGACCGATGGCGGACAGACCTTCCCGACTGTGATTGCCGCGAACGTCAGCGCGCCTGGCGGGCTTTACAACTGGACCGTGCCCGACGTTGCGACCACTCAGGCCGTCGTGCGCATCGTGGTGCGCGATGCCGACAACAACTCCGGATTTGATGACACGGATATGCTGTTCGCGATCAATGGTTCGCCGCCATGCGCGGGCGACTTCAATGGCGATGGCGAAGTTGACTTCTTCGACGTCGCGGCTTTCCTCGATGCATTCAGCAATGAACTGCCCGAAGCCGACCTCAACGGTGATGGCGAGCATGACTTCTTTGACGTGTCGCTCTTCCTCGCAGCATTCAGCGAAGGCTGCCCGTGA
- a CDS encoding DNA/RNA non-specific endonuclease, translating to MRRTRVYFIAIAIACSLAGGSLAQDSVADRLRELESELAQTQQRTLAIEAEITTLRAILLGGGEAIRAARAIDEQHEFISYPFYRFDDPALYLAIRREGYTVVHDNTHRLPRWVSQKITRQWVDAAPAIARERISWRTDPELAGIGARDADYTNSGYSRGHQAMQATLYGRSEDCERQGMYLANAAPQTQAFNNGIWATLERQVIAWAQTHGEVWMMCGPVLRDNPRTLKNAGRVSIPSMFYKIVGRDTDDGIAIIAFLFEHDPDEPHGPLDDYIVSVRTIENWTGIDFFWELPREVQDVLERKRFAMSFDGAVLGVDDPADGAVAAGANMVYVTGFGTRYHIASCRFVRSGATALPLDEARGRFEPCSVCGPPQ from the coding sequence ATGCGACGAACCCGAGTCTACTTTATCGCAATCGCCATTGCATGCAGTCTGGCGGGTGGTTCTCTGGCACAGGACTCGGTTGCCGATCGCCTGCGCGAGCTTGAATCAGAGTTGGCGCAGACTCAGCAGCGCACTCTCGCCATTGAAGCCGAAATCACGACTCTGCGAGCGATTCTGCTCGGAGGCGGGGAGGCAATTCGGGCTGCCCGCGCCATCGATGAGCAGCACGAGTTCATTTCGTATCCTTTTTATAGATTCGATGACCCAGCGTTGTACCTTGCGATCCGCCGCGAGGGGTACACCGTTGTGCACGACAACACACACCGCCTCCCGCGTTGGGTTTCACAGAAAATCACACGGCAGTGGGTTGACGCCGCGCCCGCGATCGCGCGCGAACGCATCTCGTGGCGAACCGACCCGGAACTGGCTGGCATTGGCGCGCGAGACGCAGATTACACAAACTCCGGCTACTCACGCGGACATCAGGCCATGCAGGCGACGCTGTATGGTCGGAGCGAAGACTGCGAACGCCAAGGGATGTACCTTGCCAATGCCGCTCCGCAGACCCAGGCGTTCAACAACGGCATCTGGGCCACTCTCGAACGGCAAGTCATTGCGTGGGCGCAGACACATGGCGAAGTCTGGATGATGTGCGGGCCTGTGCTGCGCGATAACCCGCGGACGCTCAAGAACGCAGGCCGCGTCAGCATTCCGTCGATGTTCTACAAGATCGTCGGCCGAGACACCGACGACGGCATCGCCATCATTGCGTTCCTGTTCGAGCATGATCCTGATGAGCCACACGGCCCACTCGATGATTACATCGTCAGCGTGCGCACGATCGAGAACTGGACCGGCATCGATTTTTTCTGGGAACTGCCGCGTGAAGTGCAGGATGTCCTCGAACGTAAGCGATTTGCGATGAGTTTCGATGGTGCGGTCCTCGGAGTTGACGATCCTGCTGACGGAGCAGTGGCGGCCGGTGCCAATATGGTTTATGTCACCGGCTTCGGCACACGCTATCACATCGCATCTTGCCGATTTGTTCGTTCGGGCGCGACTGCACTCCCTCTTGATGAAGCGCGAGGCCGATTTGAACCGTGTAGCGTCTGCGGGCCACCGCAATGA
- a CDS encoding SDR family oxidoreductase, with translation MTDLASRIAIVTGASAGIGEAIAHDLARAGARVVINARREAVLADVARAINQGRLSQVAVTVAGDCAQDSVIDQLFVVAREKFGATADLIVVNAGRGLSGSVATSDPAEWEAMIRTNLLGAALLMRKAAAALEPAAAQKRPCDIIVIGSNVGRNVSPFSSMYGSTKFAVHALAEGLRREVGPKGIRVTVIAPGFVKTEFQGVAGYDPQWVAGVFDRIGPVLDPADVARVVTFVAQQPPHVHVNEIMIRPTRQDYP, from the coding sequence ATGACAGATTTGGCAAGCCGAATTGCAATCGTGACCGGTGCCAGCGCCGGAATCGGGGAGGCCATCGCCCACGATCTCGCCCGAGCGGGTGCCCGAGTGGTCATCAACGCCCGTCGTGAGGCGGTCTTGGCCGATGTTGCACGCGCGATCAATCAAGGTCGACTGAGCCAAGTCGCAGTCACAGTTGCCGGGGATTGTGCTCAGGACTCTGTCATCGACCAGTTGTTCGTCGTTGCACGGGAAAAGTTCGGTGCGACTGCCGATCTCATTGTGGTCAATGCGGGTCGTGGACTGAGCGGGTCGGTGGCGACTTCGGATCCGGCCGAGTGGGAAGCGATGATTCGAACGAATCTGCTTGGGGCAGCGCTTCTCATGCGCAAAGCGGCAGCCGCACTGGAACCCGCAGCCGCGCAGAAGCGACCTTGCGACATAATTGTTATCGGATCGAACGTGGGGCGGAATGTCTCGCCATTCAGTTCGATGTATGGCTCGACAAAGTTTGCGGTGCATGCGCTTGCGGAAGGGCTGCGGCGCGAAGTCGGGCCAAAGGGGATTCGCGTGACCGTCATCGCGCCCGGGTTTGTCAAGACCGAGTTTCAAGGGGTCGCGGGGTACGACCCGCAATGGGTCGCAGGCGTGTTTGATCGCATCGGTCCAGTGCTTGACCCTGCTGATGTGGCGCGTGTTGTGACATTTGTTGCCCAACAGCCGCCGCATGTGCACGTTAATGAGATCATGATTCGTCCGACGAGGCAGGATTATCCGTGA
- a CDS encoding CRTAC1 family protein, which produces MAQEAATTQVAPAAGESLNPAPERRPVFVDRTADFGLTIGSGPVAWGDINNDGWPDLYAGGAVWINNLGMNGNTPPAFTRIAAPGNGLIADLNNDGIGDLVSISPIAIYIGHLGEDGMRFDKLALPELPETVCRGAVVGDFNNDGFLDVYFGGYENWEKQVTYPSFMLLSTQGAGFSLRIMTSEHRSRGVTACDFDEDGDLDIYVSNYRLQPNLLWVNDGSGDFSDKAEHFNVIATSEAFRGGHSIGACWGDFDNDGHFDLFAGNFAHVDSRGDQPKNRFLRSRGPTHGWTFEDLAECGVWYQESYASPACADFDNDTRLDLFFTTVYADASFGHKNYPVLYRNTSGDDAWSFADVTDGSGLEKLPPTYQAAWADVDGDGRLDLVTAGRLYMNVGTSDAQYLGVRLQGDGTTINKQAVGAQARIALPDGQILSRQVELGTGEGNANSPILHFGLGSFTGPVTVAILWPNGKTQSVVVPAVGRTIDVQYADESEDGWPE; this is translated from the coding sequence GTGGCACAAGAAGCAGCCACCACCCAAGTCGCACCGGCTGCAGGAGAAAGTCTGAACCCCGCCCCGGAACGGCGACCAGTCTTCGTTGACCGCACCGCAGACTTCGGCCTGACGATCGGAAGCGGCCCGGTCGCATGGGGCGATATCAACAACGACGGCTGGCCCGACCTCTACGCGGGTGGTGCTGTGTGGATCAACAACCTTGGAATGAACGGCAATACGCCCCCAGCGTTCACTCGCATCGCCGCGCCGGGCAACGGCCTCATAGCCGATCTGAACAACGACGGCATCGGCGACCTTGTCTCTATTTCGCCGATTGCGATCTACATCGGTCACTTGGGCGAAGACGGCATGCGATTCGACAAGCTTGCGCTACCCGAGCTGCCGGAGACCGTCTGCCGCGGTGCGGTAGTCGGAGATTTCAACAACGACGGCTTCCTTGATGTCTATTTTGGCGGATACGAAAACTGGGAGAAGCAAGTCACCTATCCGAGTTTCATGCTGCTCAGCACACAAGGCGCCGGATTCTCATTGAGAATCATGACAAGCGAACATCGCTCGCGTGGCGTTACGGCCTGCGACTTTGATGAAGACGGCGACCTTGACATATACGTCTCAAACTACCGACTTCAACCGAATCTGCTCTGGGTCAACGATGGTTCTGGCGACTTTTCTGACAAGGCTGAACACTTCAACGTCATCGCCACGAGCGAAGCCTTTCGAGGCGGGCACTCGATCGGCGCGTGCTGGGGTGACTTCGACAACGACGGTCACTTTGATCTTTTTGCCGGCAACTTCGCGCATGTGGATTCGCGCGGCGACCAACCCAAGAACCGCTTCCTGCGCAGTCGAGGCCCCACTCACGGTTGGACGTTCGAAGACTTGGCCGAGTGCGGGGTGTGGTATCAGGAAAGTTACGCAAGCCCCGCGTGCGCCGACTTTGATAATGACACCCGCCTCGATCTTTTCTTCACGACTGTCTATGCGGATGCGAGTTTCGGACACAAAAACTACCCCGTGCTGTATCGCAACACTTCGGGAGACGACGCATGGTCGTTTGCCGACGTGACGGATGGCTCGGGGCTAGAAAAACTTCCGCCGACCTACCAGGCCGCATGGGCCGACGTTGATGGTGATGGCCGACTCGATCTGGTGACCGCCGGGCGGCTGTACATGAATGTCGGCACGAGCGATGCTCAGTATCTTGGTGTGCGGCTCCAGGGCGACGGCACGACGATCAACAAGCAGGCGGTTGGCGCCCAGGCTCGAATCGCGCTCCCTGATGGACAGATTCTGTCGCGACAAGTCGAACTCGGAACCGGGGAAGGCAACGCCAATAGCCCCATCTTGCACTTCGGCCTCGGCTCATTCACCGGACCTGTAACCGTGGCGATTCTTTGGCCAAACGGCAAGACACAGTCTGTCGTTGTTCCTGCAGTGGGCCGAACGATCGACGTGCAGTACGCCGACGAATCCGAGGACGGCTGGCCGGAATGA
- a CDS encoding succinate--CoA ligase subunit alpha, whose amino-acid sequence MAIIIDETKRVIVQGITGREGQARAALMLGYGTNVVAGCTPGKGGHDVLGVPVFDSVHEAQQHSHSTTGGDVDISVVLVPARFVKGAAIEALEQGVKLLVIVPDRVPVWDAMEIAACARTNGGTFVGPNTLGVISPGRGVVGMIGGRAESARAWFKPGSVGVISRSGGMSSSTAYYLGQAGIGTSTICHVGGDSILGLRFPDVALMFEGDAQTEAIVIFGEIGGSMEEDLAQLMSEGKVTKPVVAYIGGKAAKEGTRFSHAGAIIESGRGTHAGKVKALTEAGATVVDNFGDLPAATARVLGLAS is encoded by the coding sequence ATGGCAATTATCATCGATGAAACCAAGCGAGTCATCGTTCAGGGAATTACCGGTCGCGAAGGTCAGGCCCGCGCTGCGCTCATGCTCGGTTACGGGACCAATGTCGTCGCAGGATGCACCCCTGGCAAGGGTGGTCATGACGTGCTGGGCGTACCGGTGTTCGATTCGGTTCACGAAGCCCAGCAGCACAGCCACTCGACGACGGGCGGAGATGTTGACATTTCCGTTGTGCTCGTACCGGCTCGATTCGTCAAGGGAGCGGCGATCGAGGCGCTGGAACAGGGCGTCAAGTTGTTGGTGATTGTTCCCGATCGCGTGCCGGTGTGGGATGCGATGGAAATCGCGGCATGTGCGCGCACAAATGGTGGAACTTTCGTAGGCCCCAACACACTCGGTGTCATCAGTCCAGGTCGAGGGGTTGTCGGCATGATCGGCGGACGGGCAGAGAGCGCACGGGCATGGTTCAAGCCTGGCTCGGTCGGGGTTATTTCCCGCTCGGGGGGTATGAGCAGTTCAACCGCGTACTACCTCGGACAAGCCGGCATCGGGACCAGCACGATCTGCCATGTCGGTGGCGACAGTATCCTCGGCTTGCGCTTTCCTGATGTCGCGCTCATGTTCGAGGGTGACGCTCAGACCGAAGCGATTGTCATTTTCGGCGAGATCGGTGGCTCAATGGAAGAAGACCTGGCGCAACTGATGAGCGAGGGTAAAGTCACAAAGCCAGTCGTTGCATACATCGGGGGTAAGGCGGCCAAGGAGGGCACTCGATTCAGTCACGCGGGCGCGATTATCGAAAGCGGTCGAGGGACGCACGCTGGCAAGGTCAAAGCCCTGACAGAAGCGGGGGCGACGGTCGTAGACAATTTCGGAGACCTGCCGGCAGCGACGGCTCGTGTGCTCGGGCTGGCATCTTGA